A genomic region of Bacteroidota bacterium contains the following coding sequences:
- a CDS encoding PIG-L family deacetylase, protein MIRLRLALLALLVSSFAAGAVANSGSRFFPAAGDTALYQLTRDVAGDINVLCIAIQPGYEDLSSLAYFRLAKGAKILAAYITNGESGESDIQSEYPAMLAAVRREEAAAALAMLDGEARFMNLPDIASASDSAAVRSLWHTDSLQLRLRQLIGEFKPDLILISPDFGFSNSPLRTDIVVHDVLAAARQVSGHGTWSVDRVALESPRDKGFSLPIDDSHPKLKVTYRAIAEAVTATYQSLAVQRGTWRTGVAVYRVLHPATFTGTGLDTGLPVVSDRLRTLNVELRQFSHRILASKNRNSDEYFRQAASLLDSVSMRITRIHQFSSAERRTLLRWKGALEGIRNVLLGVKVDFTVSDSILTDLQLTYLNVSRIHGLSDGGTTELFFPAVDAGWVLNEDVGRRIPFEPGEAYRLLTPSALTYDFPRAEFGNHQQAIRKPTYFFIIHNAKDRSRSFIYRGSMYFSFSPKLSFEVLTPIVRAMNDERVTVRLMNHSWDGVRDTVHIRDSVMFAPGRPFRLSYKGATQLDTLRLQLHTPVPEGDHLSNILIDDVPQGMFVARSFSVRADTSQAVAVTGGVQNSATVDALRRIGFRSRELRPADLSTRALEGIDVLILDRRSLTLHTRLKQSSRILERFVERGGHLVVLAQESDELAKFPLLEGIVAAPSHLIDEAARIAFDSTHRMLAIPNPILPEDFDGWLFRKAHNSLTVRGEFEIPVRGPDEEPLVVSRLLGKGRITYVDLALHHQWMNVHPGSLRLLANLVAFH, encoded by the coding sequence GTGATTCGTTTGCGTTTGGCTCTTCTTGCCCTTCTTGTTTCCAGCTTCGCAGCCGGAGCGGTGGCCAATTCAGGGTCGAGGTTCTTCCCGGCCGCTGGCGACACAGCTCTTTACCAACTAACGCGTGATGTGGCCGGCGATATCAACGTTCTGTGTATTGCAATACAGCCGGGATATGAGGACCTTTCCTCGCTGGCCTACTTCAGATTGGCCAAGGGCGCAAAAATCCTGGCAGCCTACATCACCAATGGAGAGTCGGGAGAAAGCGACATACAGTCGGAGTACCCCGCGATGCTTGCAGCAGTGAGGCGTGAAGAGGCAGCCGCTGCGTTGGCAATGCTCGATGGCGAAGCCCGGTTCATGAATCTCCCTGATATTGCATCTGCTTCCGATTCGGCAGCAGTACGAAGCCTCTGGCATACCGATTCGCTCCAGTTGCGATTGCGGCAACTCATTGGCGAGTTCAAGCCCGACCTTATTCTCATTTCGCCCGATTTCGGTTTTTCCAACTCTCCACTTCGGACGGACATAGTTGTGCATGATGTACTCGCGGCAGCGCGTCAGGTATCGGGGCATGGAACCTGGAGTGTCGACCGTGTGGCTCTCGAATCTCCGCGGGACAAAGGCTTCTCTCTTCCCATAGATGATTCGCATCCAAAACTGAAGGTGACGTACCGGGCGATTGCGGAAGCGGTGACAGCTACGTACCAGTCGTTGGCTGTGCAGCGCGGTACATGGAGAACAGGGGTTGCGGTGTATCGCGTACTTCATCCTGCAACGTTCACGGGTACCGGACTTGATACAGGATTGCCTGTTGTTTCTGACCGGTTGCGAACCCTGAATGTTGAACTCCGGCAATTTTCGCACCGTATTCTCGCATCCAAAAACCGGAATTCCGACGAGTATTTCCGTCAGGCCGCATCGTTGCTTGATTCTGTTAGTATGAGAATCACCCGTATTCATCAATTCAGCTCCGCTGAACGAAGAACGCTGCTGAGGTGGAAAGGCGCCCTTGAAGGAATACGCAATGTCCTGCTCGGTGTGAAGGTTGACTTCACGGTCAGTGACTCGATTCTTACAGATCTTCAGCTTACGTATCTGAATGTCTCGCGGATTCACGGCCTGAGTGACGGAGGGACAACAGAGTTGTTTTTTCCTGCTGTTGATGCGGGATGGGTTCTGAACGAAGATGTGGGTCGCAGAATCCCTTTTGAACCCGGCGAGGCGTATCGGTTGCTGACTCCTTCCGCACTGACGTATGATTTTCCCCGCGCCGAGTTCGGGAATCATCAACAAGCTATCCGAAAGCCAACGTATTTCTTCATCATTCATAACGCGAAAGACAGGTCGAGAAGCTTCATTTATCGCGGCAGTATGTATTTTTCCTTCTCCCCGAAATTGTCGTTTGAAGTGCTGACCCCGATTGTCCGGGCGATGAACGATGAACGTGTGACAGTCCGGCTGATGAATCACAGCTGGGACGGCGTACGCGACACGGTCCATATTCGCGATTCGGTAATGTTTGCCCCTGGCCGGCCTTTCAGGTTGAGTTACAAGGGTGCCACGCAACTGGATACATTGAGGTTGCAGCTCCATACCCCCGTACCCGAGGGAGATCATCTTTCCAATATCTTGATCGATGACGTGCCACAGGGAATGTTCGTAGCCCGGAGTTTTTCCGTTCGTGCCGATACGTCACAGGCGGTAGCCGTGACCGGTGGGGTTCAAAACAGCGCAACTGTGGATGCGCTGCGGCGCATCGGGTTTCGGAGCCGGGAACTCCGCCCCGCCGACCTGTCGACTCGGGCGCTGGAAGGAATTGATGTACTCATTCTCGATAGACGTTCGCTTACTCTGCATACCCGTCTGAAACAATCGTCGAGAATATTGGAGAGGTTTGTGGAACGCGGCGGGCATCTGGTTGTGCTTGCGCAGGAAAGCGATGAACTGGCAAAATTCCCGCTGCTGGAAGGGATTGTCGCCGCCCCGTCACACTTGATTGACGAGGCGGCCCGGATTGCATTCGATTCAACACATCGTATGCTTGCCATTCCCAATCCCATTCTTCCGGAAGATTTTGATGGATGGCTGTTTCGCAAGGCACACAACTCACTGACAGTACGGGGGGAATTCGAGATCCCCGTTCGCGGCCCGGATGAGGAGCCGTTGGTGGTGTCACGTCTCCTCGGAAAGGGGAGAATCACATATGTTGATCTTGCCCTGCACCATCAATGGATGAATGTTCATCCGGGAAGTCTGCGGCTGTTGGCAAATTTGGTAGCGTTCCATTAA
- a CDS encoding TonB-dependent receptor: protein MNSDCDRCFTGAVKATLPPLFLTLLMVVSTFAGTTGLLEGRVTDKATGQYVVGANVTVVGTQFGAAADVDGIFVIANIRAGTYSVKFSSVGYRTVILQNVTILPDLRTRIDMQLDPSAVELDAIEVRAERPLIQKDQPSTAFSIGEVKLDKLPVVAFQEVLGLQPGTTVEGNVRGGKINEVVYLVDGLPVQDVVGGGLGTGLPKSSITGMTVHTGGFEAQYGNAMSGIVNVVTKTGADKHEIGGRVERDGWLPTRVNEQQDRLTEVELTAGGPIVQNRLFYFTANTYTQSDTRWWRDFDQFRVDGVISEFNGFSKLESIISPSVRLALQGIYSLRDWRDYEFTWRFNLPGLPARNRNSYRLALTLSHTLSDNVFYTASVSRYFQRSEIGERIGADQDLRPYEYDFFLRYIVGGKRHWWADTRQTIYTVKGDVTAQIDRSHIVKAGVELHQYNILSDLIKFEPQLTYFGKPIETADLLNYSNSYHYQPRSGSVYVQDKIEFVRDGSSFSFGVRWDFLDTRAARPIVEFIPVRQDEFEQRVVGSTKVKFKHQFSPRIAFAAPVGPSSFFYVNFGQYFQYPLFDYLYSGINPSQIRSGTRGVLTGNPDLEPERTIAWEAGFKHGISPTVVASATYFRKSISNQIDSKTLIPFDSKSAGDYGFASYVNNAQATVNGLEFVISQERGEKFSGTISYSYMVTEGVSDNVNQSINLAQWGFPLVARPYPLSWDQRHTIKADADFSLFLGMQMNVVVLYNSPRPYTFYPTRDGYTPLDSTKAFLPNNARMEDVLFINFKVRREFTLGCEPNFYYLTLYADARNVLNAKNIRWVDSNGRVGGELGDPGAYYDPRRIRVGARLEF from the coding sequence TTGAATAGTGATTGTGACAGGTGTTTCACGGGCGCTGTGAAGGCGACCCTTCCGCCGTTGTTTTTAACACTCCTCATGGTTGTCAGTACGTTTGCCGGCACTACTGGATTGTTGGAGGGGCGGGTCACCGATAAAGCTACAGGCCAGTACGTCGTCGGCGCAAATGTGACCGTGGTGGGGACGCAATTTGGGGCCGCTGCCGACGTGGATGGCATCTTTGTCATTGCCAATATCCGGGCCGGAACGTACAGCGTGAAATTCAGTTCCGTCGGGTACCGCACCGTGATTCTCCAGAACGTCACGATTCTGCCCGACTTGCGAACCCGCATTGATATGCAGTTGGATCCTTCGGCGGTGGAGCTGGATGCTATCGAGGTCCGCGCCGAACGCCCGCTTATCCAAAAGGACCAGCCTTCTACCGCATTCTCCATCGGAGAGGTGAAACTTGATAAACTGCCGGTTGTTGCGTTTCAGGAAGTACTCGGCTTGCAGCCGGGAACTACAGTTGAAGGAAATGTTCGAGGCGGTAAGATCAACGAGGTCGTGTATCTCGTTGACGGACTTCCTGTTCAGGATGTTGTCGGCGGAGGGTTGGGAACAGGGCTCCCGAAAAGTTCTATCACAGGAATGACTGTCCATACCGGCGGATTCGAAGCGCAGTACGGCAATGCCATGTCGGGCATTGTCAATGTTGTGACAAAAACCGGCGCCGACAAACATGAGATTGGAGGCCGTGTTGAAAGGGACGGGTGGCTACCGACTCGAGTCAATGAGCAACAGGATCGTCTCACCGAGGTCGAACTCACGGCCGGTGGCCCGATTGTACAAAACCGCCTGTTCTATTTCACTGCCAACACCTACACCCAAAGCGATACGCGGTGGTGGCGGGATTTCGACCAGTTTCGCGTAGATGGCGTGATTAGTGAATTCAACGGCTTCAGCAAATTGGAGTCTATTATCAGCCCTTCAGTGCGGCTTGCCCTTCAGGGAATCTACTCGCTTCGCGACTGGCGTGACTACGAGTTCACTTGGCGGTTCAATCTGCCGGGTTTGCCTGCGCGGAACCGCAATTCGTACCGCCTCGCCCTGACGCTCTCGCACACACTGTCCGACAACGTATTCTATACCGCCAGCGTCAGCCGATATTTTCAGCGTTCGGAGATAGGAGAACGTATCGGGGCAGACCAGGATCTCCGGCCGTACGAGTATGATTTTTTTCTCCGGTACATTGTTGGCGGAAAGCGCCATTGGTGGGCCGATACGCGGCAGACAATCTACACCGTGAAAGGAGATGTCACGGCACAAATCGACAGGTCGCATATTGTCAAAGCGGGAGTTGAACTGCATCAGTATAATATCCTCTCCGATCTTATAAAGTTCGAGCCGCAGTTGACGTATTTCGGCAAACCGATTGAGACGGCCGACCTGCTGAATTACAGCAACTCCTACCACTACCAACCCCGATCAGGCAGCGTGTATGTTCAGGATAAGATTGAGTTTGTGCGGGATGGTTCGAGTTTCAGTTTCGGTGTTCGATGGGATTTTCTGGATACACGGGCCGCCCGCCCCATCGTCGAGTTCATTCCGGTCCGGCAGGATGAATTCGAGCAGCGCGTTGTCGGCTCAACGAAGGTAAAGTTCAAGCATCAATTCAGTCCGCGCATTGCGTTTGCAGCGCCCGTCGGCCCGTCTTCATTTTTCTACGTGAACTTCGGGCAGTATTTCCAGTATCCGTTGTTCGACTATCTCTACTCCGGAATCAATCCGTCCCAAATCCGTTCTGGAACCCGCGGCGTCCTGACAGGCAATCCCGACCTTGAGCCCGAGCGAACGATTGCATGGGAAGCCGGATTCAAGCACGGCATCAGCCCCACCGTGGTTGCATCGGCAACGTATTTCCGGAAATCGATCTCGAACCAGATAGATTCGAAAACGCTGATTCCGTTCGACAGCAAGTCTGCGGGTGACTACGGATTTGCGTCGTACGTAAACAATGCGCAGGCAACAGTGAACGGACTGGAATTTGTGATCAGCCAGGAACGGGGGGAGAAATTTTCGGGCACCATTTCGTACTCCTATATGGTGACGGAGGGGGTCAGTGACAACGTCAATCAGTCGATCAATCTTGCGCAATGGGGTTTCCCGCTTGTTGCGCGGCCGTATCCGTTAAGCTGGGATCAACGGCATACTATCAAAGCTGACGCGGATTTCAGCCTGTTTTTGGGAATGCAGATGAATGTTGTTGTTTTGTACAATTCGCCGAGGCCATACACATTCTACCCGACCCGTGACGGATATACGCCCCTCGATTCCACGAAAGCATTTCTCCCAAACAATGCGCGGATGGAAGATGTTCTGTTTATCAATTTCAAAGTGAGAAGGGAATTTACGCTCGGTTGCGAACCGAATTTCTACTATTTGACTTTATATGCCGACGCCCGCAACGTGCTGAATGCGAAAAACATTCGATGGGTTGATTCCAACGGGCGGGTTGGCGGTGAGTTGGGCGATCCGGGAGCGTACTACGACCCGCGACGCATTCGTGTTGGCGCCCGGCTTGAGTTCTAG
- a CDS encoding PorV/PorQ family protein, translating into MRFSSLTFVSAFLLGVHVSAYAGGENRVGNSAAAELLIPVGARDIAMAGSSIATSSGLDAMYWNPAGLARAEFATNATFSHMNYIADIGIQYVAVSTRFGDFGSLGLSIKSVGIGEIAVTTEDQPDGTGQMISPTLLNIGLTYSRMLTDRISIGASATLISERFGLVSATGVAFSGGVQYSGLANVTGLSVGVAVKNLGPRMSFDGDGLIREGIVSNTSGSFYKVDAESFDLPSTIEIGLAYNYVLHEDNFITFSGVFQNNNFSADEYKAGIEYNYANTFFVRGGYTFSDITKSAAIQANDDVDRSARIFGFSAGAGLRYPVGSLNVSFDYAFRSVKFLENNHVFTVGLGF; encoded by the coding sequence ATGAGATTTAGTTCCCTCACATTTGTGTCGGCATTTCTTCTGGGAGTGCATGTATCCGCTTACGCAGGCGGCGAAAATCGCGTCGGCAACAGTGCCGCGGCCGAGTTGCTTATTCCCGTTGGCGCACGTGACATTGCCATGGCGGGTTCATCTATAGCGACATCATCGGGTCTTGACGCTATGTATTGGAATCCGGCAGGGCTTGCCCGCGCCGAGTTTGCCACAAATGCAACGTTCTCTCACATGAACTACATCGCCGATATCGGCATTCAGTACGTCGCTGTCAGTACACGATTCGGCGACTTCGGAAGCCTCGGACTGAGCATCAAGTCGGTTGGTATTGGCGAGATTGCCGTTACGACGGAAGATCAGCCCGACGGAACCGGACAAATGATCAGTCCGACGTTGTTGAACATCGGCCTGACCTACTCACGGATGTTGACGGACAGGATTTCCATCGGCGCGTCGGCAACACTTATCAGTGAACGATTCGGGCTCGTGTCTGCGACCGGCGTCGCTTTTTCCGGAGGCGTGCAGTACAGCGGACTTGCCAACGTGACGGGCTTGAGTGTCGGGGTCGCCGTGAAGAATCTCGGGCCGCGCATGTCGTTCGATGGCGACGGGTTGATTCGGGAGGGAATAGTGAGTAACACGTCCGGTTCATTCTACAAAGTCGATGCTGAGTCGTTCGATCTTCCTTCAACGATAGAAATCGGGCTTGCCTATAACTACGTACTTCATGAAGACAATTTTATCACGTTCAGCGGCGTCTTCCAGAACAACAACTTCTCCGCTGACGAATACAAAGCGGGTATTGAATACAATTATGCAAACACGTTTTTCGTGCGCGGCGGTTATACATTTTCGGACATTACAAAAAGTGCGGCAATTCAGGCGAATGATGACGTGGACCGGAGTGCCCGTATTTTCGGGTTCTCCGCCGGGGCAGGTCTTCGATATCCGGTCGGTTCTCTCAATGTGTCGTTCGACTACGCATTTCGTTCTGTCAAGTTTTTGGAGAACAATCACGTGTTCACTGTAGGGTTGGGATTTTAG
- a CDS encoding T9SS type A sorting domain-containing protein, whose product MNTRLPFYLALSVLFVLSMSSGYAGNNQKHLVKTLPIERVGVDKDVPYTPPPFLSLTRSLAGTYTGLQGYFDYQVNAGACQYIRLDKSDATGNKIHVIFMTASDSADPSGSTRRTNYAYSSTGGQTWDTFNNLVVPGRRSGYPSLDMLQGTVEGVIIANHNVAGTDLTSVVFVDAPPGSGAFAELSIPPIIGGGDEPIWPMVAGTANSSIVMSASRSTANTGHHTMTSDFTTWAPWGNPLPAASAGLPTKANGNGRVAILLNTSFAGDNGIYYLESTDNGATWPAQGTQIVGATRIAGPDTFVYVLGSDLVYSGDNVLVAFAEANIGLNAPTDSAQITFWSQATGFVVAASKVDMPDVSPNENRATLNTITVDMPSIGMSGNAIVIAYQAMMKNDTAANGYNNNDIFMVYSTNGGVSWSTPRNISNSPGLDDRFVSVSPWNEPGFANIVWQEDPEAGGNIIGDPGAIVRTTRQVFIKTPLTGSSAGSGEFAPTAYRLEQNYPNPFNPSTRIVYSLPAASDVSLSVYNTLGQKVATLVNGYKTAGSHEVDFVADGLSSGVYYYTLEAGQFKAMKKMAVVK is encoded by the coding sequence ATGAATACACGCCTTCCATTTTATCTCGCGTTGTCTGTTCTATTTGTTCTTTCGATGAGTTCAGGATACGCAGGGAACAATCAGAAGCATCTTGTAAAAACTCTTCCCATTGAGCGCGTTGGCGTTGACAAGGATGTACCCTACACGCCTCCTCCATTCCTCTCCCTGACGAGATCGCTGGCTGGAACCTACACGGGTCTGCAAGGCTATTTTGATTATCAAGTCAATGCCGGAGCCTGCCAGTATATCCGCCTTGATAAATCGGATGCAACCGGGAACAAGATCCATGTCATTTTCATGACTGCATCCGACTCGGCAGATCCGAGCGGATCGACGAGAAGAACGAATTACGCCTACAGCAGCACGGGCGGTCAAACGTGGGATACGTTCAACAATCTCGTTGTTCCGGGCCGGCGTTCGGGTTATCCGTCGTTGGATATGCTTCAAGGCACGGTGGAAGGCGTGATTATCGCGAATCACAATGTTGCAGGTACTGATCTCACGTCGGTCGTCTTTGTCGATGCACCTCCGGGTTCGGGGGCATTTGCAGAGTTGAGCATTCCGCCGATTATCGGGGGCGGCGATGAGCCTATCTGGCCGATGGTTGCCGGAACTGCCAACAGTTCAATTGTCATGAGTGCATCACGCAGTACCGCAAATACCGGGCACCACACAATGACATCGGATTTCACAACCTGGGCGCCGTGGGGCAATCCGCTGCCCGCAGCGAGTGCCGGACTCCCGACGAAAGCAAACGGGAACGGACGAGTTGCCATTCTGCTCAATACATCGTTTGCCGGTGACAATGGCATCTACTATCTCGAATCCACGGACAACGGTGCTACGTGGCCAGCACAGGGAACGCAGATTGTCGGCGCAACCAGAATCGCCGGCCCTGATACGTTTGTCTATGTCCTCGGGTCGGACCTTGTGTATAGTGGCGACAATGTGCTTGTTGCATTCGCAGAAGCAAACATTGGGCTGAATGCTCCGACTGATAGCGCGCAAATTACCTTCTGGAGTCAGGCTACCGGTTTCGTCGTAGCGGCCTCGAAAGTTGACATGCCGGATGTCAGCCCGAATGAGAATCGTGCAACATTGAATACGATCACCGTGGATATGCCTTCCATTGGAATGTCGGGTAATGCGATTGTTATTGCGTACCAGGCCATGATGAAGAACGATACAGCGGCAAACGGCTACAACAACAATGATATTTTCATGGTCTACTCCACGAATGGGGGTGTAAGCTGGTCAACGCCGCGGAACATCTCGAATTCTCCCGGCCTTGATGACCGGTTCGTCTCGGTTTCTCCGTGGAACGAGCCCGGTTTCGCAAATATTGTGTGGCAGGAAGATCCGGAAGCCGGCGGCAACATCATCGGCGATCCGGGAGCAATTGTACGGACGACTCGGCAGGTATTCATCAAAACTCCGCTCACCGGAAGCAGTGCCGGCTCAGGGGAGTTTGCACCGACCGCGTACCGGCTTGAGCAAAACTACCCCAACCCGTTCAATCCATCAACCAGAATTGTGTACAGTCTGCCTGCGGCCTCGGACGTATCATTAAGTGTCTATAATACGTTGGGTCAGAAAGTGGCAACGTTGGTGAACGGGTACAAGACAGCCGGAAGCCACGAAGTGGATTTCGTGGCAGATGGGCTTTCAAGCGGCGTGTATTACTATACGTTGGAAGCCGGTCAGTTCAAGGCTATGAAGAAGATGGCAGTCGTGAAGTAG